The proteins below are encoded in one region of Bacteroidota bacterium:
- a CDS encoding FAD-dependent oxidoreductase, whose translation MRRSEFIKLLGMGSASLLLASVGTHRRRFGGTKRVIIVGAGIAGIGAARALKDAGHEVVVVEARDRIGGRIWTDSSMGAPIDLGASWIHHSKTNPLTAIVSEHRLGVKNTNYGNYYLFDSEGHPLPDTDRESHFAQAEKVLKKANKAWSKAEMGMNMRQAVDEIVDSEKIVEPLRQALEWRISMLELYKGAELSLVAAAADDGIAFNEDDLLLTSGFGKVMEKLALGIDVRFGQKALVIRQDDQRATVTTAGEDFEGDFVIVTLPLGVLKDGDVRFDPAFSTAKKNAIKKLGVGNINKIAMRFDKAFWPTDRDFIGYMSKHKGEFPLFLNWAHAAGKPYLISILGNEFSKSIEKQEDMDVTVMMHQILYKLFEDASMPVDMRFSRWGSEKFSKGAFSYLPAGVEPVNRDFLAQPEKRVFFAGEATVREGAGTAHGAFHSGVRAANWIMEK comes from the coding sequence ATGAGAAGATCAGAATTCATCAAGTTGCTGGGAATGGGCTCCGCGAGCTTATTGCTGGCAAGCGTTGGCACGCATCGCCGCCGATTTGGCGGAACGAAGCGCGTGATCATCGTCGGTGCAGGCATTGCGGGAATCGGTGCCGCCCGTGCGCTGAAGGATGCCGGACACGAAGTTGTGGTCGTCGAGGCGCGCGACCGCATCGGCGGACGTATTTGGACCGATTCGTCGATGGGAGCCCCCATCGATTTGGGTGCAAGTTGGATCCACCATAGCAAAACCAATCCGCTCACGGCAATTGTCTCCGAACATCGGTTGGGTGTCAAAAACACCAACTACGGCAACTATTACCTGTTTGATTCAGAGGGCCATCCGCTGCCCGATACCGACCGCGAAAGCCATTTTGCCCAGGCCGAAAAGGTGCTCAAAAAGGCCAACAAGGCCTGGAGCAAGGCCGAGATGGGCATGAACATGCGGCAAGCCGTCGATGAAATTGTCGATTCGGAGAAAATTGTCGAGCCGCTGCGCCAGGCCTTGGAGTGGCGGATTTCCATGTTGGAACTCTACAAAGGTGCCGAATTGAGTTTGGTCGCAGCAGCTGCAGACGATGGCATTGCCTTCAACGAAGACGATTTGCTGCTCACCTCCGGATTTGGGAAGGTGATGGAAAAATTGGCCTTGGGAATCGACGTCCGCTTTGGACAAAAGGCCTTGGTCATCCGGCAGGACGATCAGCGTGCAACCGTGACGACTGCCGGAGAGGATTTTGAAGGCGATTTTGTGATCGTCACCCTTCCGCTTGGTGTGCTCAAAGACGGCGACGTGCGGTTTGACCCTGCCTTTTCCACGGCAAAGAAAAATGCCATCAAGAAGCTCGGTGTTGGGAACATCAACAAGATTGCGATGCGGTTTGACAAGGCATTTTGGCCTACCGACCGCGACTTCATCGGCTATATGTCCAAACACAAAGGCGAATTTCCACTCTTTTTGAACTGGGCGCACGCTGCAGGTAAACCCTACCTGATTTCAATTTTAGGAAACGAATTCTCTAAAAGCATTGAAAAACAGGAGGATATGGACGTCACGGTGATGATGCATCAAATCCTTTACAAACTGTTTGAGGATGCCTCCATGCCCGTTGACATGCGCTTTTCGCGCTGGGGATCCGAAAAATTCAGCAAGGGTGCGTTTTCCTATTTGCCAGCAGGCGTCGAACCCGTGAACCGGGATTTCCTTGCCCAGCCTGAAAAGCGTGTGTTTTTCGCGGGCGAAGCGACCGTGCGCGAGGGCGCAGGCACAGCGCATGGCGCCTTCCATTCCGGCGTGCGCGCCGCGAATTGGATCATGGAAAAATAG
- a CDS encoding CapA family protein, with the protein MQKRFGHSGVLAMLCLSCGLLFAACGPVDAHNNDAENAIPKPDSIVKITIRAVGDLMCHAPQFEYARLGTDTFDFRRCYAEVADYLKGADFTIGNIETVFAGPTAKYTGYPTFNSPEDYLDAVKEAGFDFLVTANNHSLDRGGNGAFKTLDVLDKYGFDHTGTYRSPADRDSIRIVNVKGISMAILNYTYGTNGIPIPKDKPWIINLTDTLLIEKDVLAARALKPDLVVVSFHWGLEYQHEPCDSQRIQFEAAAAAGADLILGSHPHVIQPVEYYKTAANASLDTGFVAWSMGNFISNQNQRYCDAGVILNIELTKNVTKDSIWISDTGYLPTWVFRGQHPKQHIHTILPAERYLQDTAYTYILADSKAKMKQAFEDTDKYINLYGKIRRVDLKEAFGE; encoded by the coding sequence ATGCAAAAGAGATTCGGCCATTCCGGAGTTTTGGCAATGTTATGTTTGAGTTGCGGATTGCTGTTTGCAGCCTGCGGACCGGTCGATGCCCACAACAATGACGCTGAAAACGCCATCCCAAAACCCGATTCGATTGTCAAAATCACCATTCGCGCCGTCGGTGACTTGATGTGCCATGCACCGCAGTTTGAATATGCAAGACTGGGGACGGATACCTTCGATTTTCGCCGTTGTTATGCCGAAGTGGCTGATTACCTGAAAGGTGCAGACTTCACCATCGGCAATATCGAAACCGTTTTTGCGGGTCCGACAGCAAAATACACGGGTTATCCGACGTTCAATTCGCCGGAAGACTATCTGGATGCGGTCAAGGAGGCAGGATTTGACTTTTTGGTAACGGCGAACAACCACAGCCTGGACCGGGGCGGAAACGGCGCCTTCAAAACGCTGGACGTACTCGACAAATACGGATTTGACCATACCGGGACCTACCGTTCGCCGGCTGACCGGGACTCGATCCGTATCGTCAACGTGAAGGGGATTTCCATGGCGATTCTGAATTACACCTACGGCACAAATGGCATTCCCATTCCCAAGGACAAACCGTGGATCATCAATTTGACCGATACGCTCCTCATCGAAAAGGATGTTTTGGCGGCGCGCGCGCTCAAGCCGGACCTTGTGGTCGTTTCTTTTCACTGGGGATTGGAATATCAACACGAGCCTTGCGACTCGCAACGCATTCAATTTGAGGCAGCTGCGGCTGCAGGCGCCGATTTGATCCTCGGTTCGCATCCCCACGTCATTCAGCCCGTCGAATATTACAAAACAGCCGCGAATGCCAGCTTGGATACCGGATTTGTCGCTTGGTCCATGGGGAATTTCATCTCCAACCAAAACCAACGTTATTGCGATGCCGGCGTGATCCTGAACATCGAATTGACCAAAAACGTGACCAAGGATTCGATTTGGATCAGTGATACGGGTTATTTGCCCACTTGGGTCTTCCGTGGGCAGCATCCCAAGCAGCATATTCACACAATCTTGCCTGCCGAACGGTACCTGCAAGACACCGCTTATACCTACATTCTTGCTGATTCGAAGGCGAAAATGAAACAGGCGTTTGAGGATACCGACAAATACATCAACCTCTACGGGAAGATCCGGCGGGTGGATTTGAAGGAAGCCTTTGGCGAATAG
- a CDS encoding DoxX family protein: MSLTKPDGLKKNKVLDFVSLAFVAGVLGLTPLIVGWTHTSPAKGPDPNPTILIAFLIFLTVIVLLSLGAVGGMVMGKMRPKDQLESLTPLGLNLLNVLSKAVAGLFLISGFVKLQDPIGFGYKLDDYWYFFHGLASFFPADTMKTFSVPIAAFVSVFEVALGFALITGYKMRATAWMLLLIMMFFTLLTGLAAFTGKLQDCGCFGDALKLEPMQTFGKDLLLMIPGIVIWLHRKRIHPYYRRPMPAFASIGSFILGAALSIYCYWHLELLDFRGAYKVGQDLAYNSMNAGEDGEIYAHDFTFPPASSPVFCDEDFTKGPWLMIIMYDIEDHPREPFDAAAGLVAELKAKAPGIKVVGGTNSGPSARKKLGMKFAEDFCWNDFDQKVIRTIIRSTPGFVLVQDGIVMKKWHHNDMPSVEQLQKLVGPAANIAPPAPESPDSSQVVQDSLNQE, translated from the coding sequence ATGAGTCTTACAAAACCCGACGGATTGAAAAAAAACAAAGTCCTTGATTTTGTGTCGCTTGCATTCGTTGCAGGTGTTTTGGGTCTTACTCCTTTGATTGTCGGATGGACGCATACCTCGCCTGCAAAGGGTCCTGATCCCAATCCCACGATTCTCATTGCTTTCCTGATCTTTTTGACGGTGATCGTGTTGCTTTCCCTCGGAGCTGTCGGAGGAATGGTCATGGGCAAGATGCGCCCAAAGGACCAATTGGAGTCTCTGACGCCATTGGGGCTCAACTTGCTCAACGTTTTGAGCAAGGCCGTCGCCGGATTGTTTCTGATCTCAGGCTTTGTCAAACTCCAAGATCCGATCGGTTTTGGCTATAAACTCGACGACTATTGGTACTTTTTCCATGGTTTGGCGAGTTTCTTTCCGGCGGATACGATGAAAACGTTTTCCGTCCCGATTGCTGCATTTGTAAGTGTTTTTGAAGTCGCATTGGGATTTGCGCTGATCACAGGATACAAAATGCGCGCCACCGCCTGGATGTTGTTGCTCATCATGATGTTTTTCACGTTGCTCACCGGCTTGGCGGCATTTACCGGCAAACTTCAGGACTGCGGTTGTTTTGGCGATGCCTTGAAACTGGAGCCGATGCAGACTTTTGGCAAGGATTTGTTGCTGATGATCCCCGGCATTGTGATTTGGTTGCACCGCAAGCGCATTCATCCGTATTACCGCCGCCCCATGCCTGCATTTGCCAGCATCGGTTCCTTTATTCTTGGTGCGGCATTGAGCATCTACTGCTATTGGCATTTGGAGTTGTTGGATTTCCGCGGAGCTTACAAAGTCGGACAAGATTTGGCTTACAATTCGATGAATGCTGGCGAAGACGGCGAAATTTATGCGCACGATTTCACCTTTCCTCCTGCCTCCTCCCCTGTCTTTTGCGATGAAGATTTTACAAAAGGTCCTTGGTTGATGATCATCATGTATGACATTGAGGATCACCCCCGTGAGCCATTTGATGCAGCTGCAGGACTTGTCGCGGAACTGAAAGCGAAAGCGCCCGGCATCAAAGTCGTCGGTGGCACGAATTCGGGCCCCTCAGCGCGGAAAAAGCTCGGGATGAAATTTGCCGAAGACTTCTGTTGGAATGATTTTGACCAGAAAGTCATCCGCACGATTATTCGTTCGACGCCGGGATTTGTCTTGGTTCAAGATGGCATCGTGATGAAAAAATGGCATCACAACGACATGCCTTCGGTGGAACAACTGCAAAAACTCGTTGGTCCTGCAGCCAATATCGCGCCTCCGGCCCCGGAAAGCCCTGACAGCTCGCAGGTGGTCCAAGACAGTTTGAACCAAGAATAA
- the folP gene encoding dihydropteroate synthase: MTLNCQGRLLVLDRPQVMGILNMTPDSFSDGGQFDTESKALAHVEKMLLEGASIIDIGGYSSRPGAIDIQPEEELQRILVTVKRVLKEFPEAIVSIDTFRASVAAPLLDAGVHIINDISGGILDAEMMPLVGRYAAPYVLMHMQGRPQTMQTAPVYADVVGEVYSYFVERIRAARAAGIRDLVLDPGFGFGKTLDHNWELFRNLGQFNVLGLPLLVGISRKSMVYRLFDTTPDNVLELTTALHVKALESGARFLRVHDVQAATRAIQLHQYLQYGAL; encoded by the coding sequence ATCACGCTGAATTGCCAAGGACGGTTGTTGGTCCTCGATCGTCCGCAGGTGATGGGGATTCTGAACATGACGCCCGATTCCTTCAGCGACGGAGGTCAGTTTGATACCGAATCCAAAGCCTTGGCCCATGTCGAAAAAATGCTTTTGGAAGGTGCCTCCATCATCGACATTGGCGGATATTCTTCAAGGCCCGGCGCAATCGACATTCAGCCCGAGGAAGAATTGCAGCGCATTTTGGTGACGGTAAAGCGCGTTTTGAAGGAGTTTCCTGAGGCCATTGTTTCGATTGATACCTTTCGCGCGTCGGTCGCAGCACCGTTGTTGGATGCTGGCGTTCACATCATCAATGACATTTCCGGTGGCATTTTGGACGCGGAAATGATGCCGCTTGTGGGCAGGTACGCAGCGCCTTATGTGCTCATGCACATGCAAGGGAGGCCTCAAACCATGCAGACGGCGCCCGTTTATGCGGATGTCGTCGGGGAAGTTTACAGCTATTTTGTCGAACGGATTCGGGCCGCAAGGGCGGCTGGGATTCGGGATTTGGTGCTTGATCCCGGATTCGGATTTGGGAAGACATTGGACCACAATTGGGAACTCTTTCGTAATTTGGGTCAATTCAATGTTCTTGGCCTCCCGCTGTTGGTGGGAATCAGCCGCAAATCAATGGTCTACCGCTTGTTTGATACCACGCCAGATAATGTCCTCGAATTGACGACTGCCCTGCATGTCAAGGCGTTAGAGTCTGGCGCGCGTTTCCTGCGGGTCCATGATGTACAGGCGGCCACACGTGCCATTCAGCTTCATCAATATTTGCAGTATGGAGCTCTTTAA
- the blaOXA gene encoding class D beta-lactamase — translation MKYLLFTTALFLPLLLLTGCKTSTASSSPAGTDNPEWAKEFSQLGVDGTFVLYDPSSGKWQFHNRERAARAFLPASTFKIFNSLVGLQTKAVANDSVLFKWDGKVRGWEKWDMDQTMKTAFQYSCVWYYQELARRIGTEKMQHWLDKVGYGNAQIGNKVDEFWLDGTLSISAIAQVAFLTKLEAMKLPFSKSVQANVHRLMLAEEGQDWKLYGKTGWGDHGNRQIGWYVGFLRSGTAKRIFALNMDIHEDEDAEYRKVLSRKILKAEGLMPGAE, via the coding sequence ATGAAATACCTGCTCTTCACAACCGCGCTTTTCTTGCCGTTGCTTTTGCTCACCGGCTGCAAAACTTCGACGGCCTCCTCCTCCCCCGCTGGTACCGACAATCCCGAATGGGCCAAGGAATTTTCACAATTGGGTGTGGACGGTACGTTTGTACTGTATGATCCGAGTTCGGGAAAATGGCAATTCCACAACCGCGAACGGGCTGCGCGTGCATTTTTGCCTGCATCGACCTTCAAGATTTTCAACTCCTTGGTGGGTCTGCAGACCAAGGCCGTGGCCAATGATTCCGTCCTTTTTAAATGGGATGGCAAGGTACGCGGCTGGGAAAAATGGGACATGGATCAGACGATGAAAACCGCCTTTCAGTATTCCTGCGTTTGGTATTATCAGGAATTGGCGCGGCGAATCGGAACCGAAAAAATGCAGCATTGGCTGGACAAGGTCGGGTATGGCAATGCCCAAATCGGCAACAAAGTCGATGAATTCTGGCTGGATGGAACGCTTTCGATTTCGGCGATCGCGCAAGTAGCGTTTCTGACAAAGTTGGAAGCGATGAAATTGCCATTTTCCAAGTCCGTCCAGGCCAACGTACACCGTCTGATGCTGGCCGAGGAAGGCCAAGACTGGAAGCTCTATGGCAAAACCGGCTGGGGCGACCACGGCAATCGGCAAATCGGGTGGTATGTGGGATTTCTCCGGAGTGGTACAGCCAAACGCATTTTTGCCCTGAACATGGACATCCACGAGGACGAGGATGCCGAATATCGCAAGGTATTGTCGCGGAAGATTCTCAAAGCAGAAGGCTTGATGCCTGGTGCTGAGTAG
- a CDS encoding sel1 repeat family protein — translation MKKTLLLAICMVLATFLNGKAQTPAYRLKAWAGDSAAMLQLSEAFMFGKSVEKSEDSAKFYVKKAADKGLADAQFLLGTELLVDVFSSANYAKGVSMLKKAADQGHVDAQFRLSEVHRSKGRGNVSDTYYDIKKAYAYGELAANQGLPEALMYCAEARIAGTGTTKNDSIASAFFRRAADEKNYVPAIIRMGDMYFEGRVTKQVEPFIAVEWYRKALTFRHANIDQKGRAEQGIHNVDNFFKAIQNTYLESNPALPFGMFSYKIR, via the coding sequence ATGAAAAAGACGCTGTTGCTGGCCATCTGCATGGTTCTGGCCACTTTTTTGAATGGGAAGGCGCAAACGCCTGCTTACCGCTTGAAGGCTTGGGCTGGAGATTCCGCCGCGATGTTGCAACTCAGTGAGGCATTCATGTTTGGCAAAAGCGTCGAAAAAAGCGAAGATTCGGCCAAATTCTACGTCAAAAAAGCCGCAGACAAGGGATTGGCCGATGCGCAATTCCTTCTCGGAACCGAATTGTTGGTGGATGTTTTTTCATCTGCCAACTATGCCAAGGGTGTATCGATGCTTAAAAAAGCCGCCGATCAAGGGCATGTCGATGCGCAATTTCGCCTGTCGGAGGTGCATCGCTCCAAAGGTCGTGGCAACGTGAGCGACACATACTATGACATCAAAAAAGCCTACGCTTACGGCGAATTGGCAGCGAATCAGGGCCTTCCAGAGGCATTGATGTATTGCGCCGAAGCCCGTATCGCAGGTACCGGAACGACCAAAAACGATTCGATCGCCTCTGCCTTCTTTCGCCGTGCAGCCGATGAAAAAAATTATGTCCCCGCGATCATCCGCATGGGCGATATGTATTTTGAAGGACGCGTCACCAAACAGGTGGAGCCCTTCATCGCCGTCGAATGGTACCGCAAAGCATTGACCTTCAGACATGCCAATATCGATCAGAAGGGCCGCGCAGAGCAAGGGATCCACAACGTCGACAACTTTTTCAAGGCGATTCAAAATACCTATTTGGAATCGAATCCTGCCCTCCCCTTCGGGATGTTCAGCTACAAAATCAGATAG
- a CDS encoding substrate-binding domain-containing protein — protein MNPLARHIAAFCLAIVFLVGCANQNRLVVYADPWLAEFADSLVAQFQAAHPETDIQLKVLSSEVIVQHIRFGQPVDVFLCFGCEWYQQADFRKQIAEESTMAPSQVVLISRKDSLPTAQQRTMKTENAVMVEASDRPMRLYTDQTTWANAIPKDRLLYANFQRQATDYLLRGWVAKGFLPVHFARQHAAGFQIEQQGPLITNAFTSILMQNAPHKPLAEDFFALSNSEKSKAILAHLRFLP, from the coding sequence ATGAATCCGTTGGCGCGTCATATCGCTGCGTTTTGCCTCGCCATCGTTTTCCTCGTTGGTTGTGCAAATCAAAACCGCCTTGTCGTTTATGCCGATCCTTGGCTCGCCGAATTTGCAGACAGTCTCGTGGCGCAGTTCCAAGCTGCGCATCCTGAAACGGACATTCAACTGAAAGTCCTTTCTTCGGAGGTGATCGTGCAGCATATTCGATTTGGGCAGCCTGTCGATGTTTTTCTTTGTTTTGGCTGCGAATGGTATCAGCAGGCGGATTTTCGAAAGCAAATTGCTGAGGAATCGACGATGGCGCCTTCCCAGGTAGTGCTCATTTCGAGGAAGGACAGCCTGCCAACGGCACAGCAACGCACCATGAAAACCGAAAACGCCGTGATGGTGGAGGCGAGCGACCGGCCGATGCGGTTGTATACCGATCAGACAACATGGGCGAATGCGATTCCCAAAGACCGGCTGCTTTATGCGAATTTCCAGCGGCAAGCAACGGATTACCTGCTGCGGGGCTGGGTGGCGAAAGGTTTTTTACCTGTTCATTTTGCCCGCCAACATGCCGCAGGCTTCCAAATCGAGCAACAAGGGCCTTTGATTACCAACGCATTTACGTCGATATTGATGCAAAATGCCCCCCACAAGCCATTGGCTGAGGATTTTTTTGCGTTGTCGAATTCAGAAAAATCAAAGGCAATACTTGCCCATTTGAGATTTCTTCCTTAA
- a CDS encoding TIGR00159 family protein, translating to MELFKLGFLTVRLIDLIDISVVTFLFYRLYHLLKGSIALRILFAIALVFVFWKLVDLLDMVLLKTILDQFIGVGAIALIVIFSAEIRRFLVMLGRNSIIAKAWEQFFTKAETQHSYEELVAGIEEIAKAGLGALIVITGEDSLDRIKETGDAIGAEVSERLLYSIFLKDGPLHDGAVVIDHNKIAAARCILPLSQNATLAPELGLRHRAGLGLAEGCDALVIVISEERNEVSIVKEGKLQRDVDVITLEGALRAHFNPGGPIK from the coding sequence ATGGAGCTCTTTAAACTCGGATTTCTTACGGTCAGGCTCATCGATTTGATCGACATCTCGGTCGTGACCTTCCTTTTTTACCGGCTTTACCACCTGCTCAAAGGCAGCATCGCGTTGCGCATCCTCTTTGCAATAGCCTTGGTCTTTGTTTTTTGGAAGCTGGTGGATCTGCTGGACATGGTTTTGCTCAAGACCATTCTCGATCAGTTTATCGGCGTGGGAGCCATTGCATTGATCGTGATCTTTTCGGCTGAAATCCGGCGATTTCTGGTCATGCTCGGCCGAAACAGCATCATTGCAAAGGCTTGGGAACAGTTTTTTACGAAGGCGGAGACACAACATAGCTACGAAGAATTGGTGGCAGGCATCGAAGAAATCGCGAAGGCGGGTTTGGGGGCTTTGATTGTCATCACGGGCGAAGATTCGTTGGATCGGATCAAGGAAACCGGCGACGCGATCGGGGCCGAGGTCAGCGAAAGGTTGTTGTATTCGATTTTTTTGAAGGACGGACCGTTGCATGACGGTGCCGTGGTGATTGATCACAACAAGATTGCTGCCGCACGCTGTATTTTGCCTTTGTCACAAAATGCAACCTTGGCACCCGAATTGGGACTGCGTCACCGCGCCGGACTTGGACTAGCAGAAGGTTGCGATGCCTTGGTCATTGTCATTTCAGAGGAGCGAAACGAAGTTTCCATTGTCAAGGAAGGCAAATTGCAGCGCGATGTGGATGTGATTACACTCGAAGGCGCTTTGCGTGCACATTTTAACCCTGGAGGGCCGATCAAATAA
- the folB gene encoding dihydroneopterin aldolase yields the protein MAIIALEGMRFFAHHGVFEQERQQGNHFEVDVWLDTGDVPLPDSDQLEDALDYGKVYLIAAEIMATPKNLLETLVNAIGKRLLETFPLVVSAKVRVSKENPPVAGICRRSYVEATFCP from the coding sequence ATGGCCATCATTGCACTCGAGGGAATGCGCTTTTTTGCCCATCACGGGGTCTTTGAGCAAGAGCGTCAGCAAGGAAACCATTTCGAAGTCGACGTATGGTTGGATACCGGTGATGTACCCTTGCCCGATTCCGATCAGTTGGAAGATGCGCTTGACTACGGGAAGGTCTATCTCATCGCCGCCGAAATCATGGCCACGCCTAAAAACCTGTTGGAGACTTTGGTCAATGCCATCGGGAAACGACTTTTGGAGACTTTTCCGCTGGTGGTATCCGCAAAAGTGCGTGTGAGCAAGGAGAATCCACCCGTTGCCGGGATTTGCAGGCGTTCGTATGTGGAGGCTACTTTTTGCCCATGA
- a CDS encoding DinB family protein has product MEETLVKMVLDAWYATIKRADALLEKLSDDDLLRPVAPGRNRGTYLLGHLTAVHDAMLPLLNLGQAQHPQLVDSYIRTADGPAADAMSPSELRAVWHQVNAALASGFSTIKPEEWFLKHNSVSAEDFAKEPHRNRLNVLNSRTNHLSYHMGQIAFLKG; this is encoded by the coding sequence ATGGAAGAAACACTCGTCAAAATGGTTTTGGATGCATGGTACGCGACGATCAAGCGCGCTGATGCACTTTTGGAAAAGCTTTCGGATGACGACTTGCTGCGCCCCGTCGCGCCCGGTCGCAACCGTGGCACCTACTTGCTCGGGCACCTCACTGCTGTACACGATGCGATGCTGCCGTTGCTGAACCTCGGTCAAGCACAGCATCCGCAGCTTGTGGACAGCTACATCCGCACCGCAGACGGCCCCGCCGCCGATGCAATGAGCCCATCCGAATTACGCGCCGTTTGGCATCAGGTAAATGCAGCCTTGGCAAGTGGTTTCAGCACTATCAAGCCGGAAGAATGGTTCCTCAAGCACAATTCAGTCTCTGCCGAGGACTTCGCCAAGGAGCCGCATCGTAATCGATTGAACGTGCTCAACAGCCGTACGAACCATTTGAGCTACCACATGGGGCAGATTGCGTTTTTGAAAGGTTGA
- a CDS encoding ABC transporter permease has product MLRSIGRRLLSGLLVVWGIVTLLFLIFNLLGSPAEAMTDENTDEATRKAVERAFHLDRSLPVQYLYYLNDLSPLGMVDHFEADGKEIAHWRILGLGQGKCLALKTPWMRRSFQNNRKVTDRLLEHLPGTIVLAVAAMLFAMLLGLPLGVVSAMKNGRWQDRIITFLTLLGISAPSFFMAVLIIRVFAVDLGPWTGLQSSGYLWEEEIFGDGYGMRLSNLLLPALALGMRPLSIITQLTRASMTEALAADYVRTAHAKGLTENVVLLRHAFRNALNPVLTSISGWFASLLAGAFFIETIFDWQGIGKLTIEALGAKDYPMILGSAILIGVMFVVINIVVDVLYTVVDPRVN; this is encoded by the coding sequence ATGCTTCGATCCATCGGCCGCCGCCTTTTGTCAGGACTTTTGGTGGTCTGGGGAATCGTCACGCTGCTGTTTCTTATTTTTAATTTGTTGGGCAGTCCGGCCGAGGCGATGACGGACGAGAACACGGACGAAGCGACGCGCAAAGCCGTGGAACGCGCCTTCCATCTCGATCGTTCGCTACCTGTGCAATACCTTTATTACTTGAACGACCTCTCCCCTCTCGGAATGGTGGATCATTTCGAGGCGGACGGGAAGGAAATCGCACATTGGCGGATTTTGGGGCTGGGTCAAGGAAAATGCCTTGCCTTGAAAACGCCGTGGATGCGCCGTTCCTTCCAAAACAACCGCAAAGTGACCGATCGTTTGCTGGAACATTTGCCGGGTACGATCGTGCTTGCGGTGGCAGCGATGCTGTTTGCGATGCTGTTGGGCCTTCCGCTGGGTGTGGTTTCGGCAATGAAAAACGGACGCTGGCAAGACCGGATCATCACGTTTTTGACCTTGCTCGGGATTTCTGCGCCGTCCTTTTTTATGGCAGTATTGATCATCCGTGTTTTTGCGGTGGATCTTGGGCCTTGGACGGGATTGCAAAGTTCAGGTTACCTTTGGGAGGAGGAGATTTTTGGCGACGGTTATGGAATGCGGCTCAGCAATCTCTTGCTGCCTGCTTTGGCGCTTGGAATGCGCCCTTTGTCGATCATCACCCAGCTCACACGCGCAAGCATGACCGAGGCACTCGCAGCGGATTATGTGCGCACCGCCCATGCAAAGGGACTGACAGAAAATGTGGTACTGTTGCGCCACGCCTTCCGGAATGCGCTCAATCCGGTCCTGACGTCGATTTCAGGATGGTTTGCCTCGCTGCTTGCAGGTGCATTTTTCATCGAAACCATTTTTGACTGGCAAGGCATCGGCAAACTCACCATCGAAGCGCTCGGCGCAAAGGATTACCCGATGATCCTCGGTTCTGCGATTTTGATCGGGGTGATGTTTGTGGTCATCAACATTGTGGTCGATGTACTTTATACCGTGGTCGATCCGCGTGTGAATTGA
- a CDS encoding shikimate kinase (catalyzes the formation of shikimate 3-phosphate from shikimate in aromatic amino acid biosynthesis): MKFFLIGFMGAGKTTIGKYAANQNGLHFLDLDEYIEKKVGMDVRAIFREKGEDWFRNIERKCLEEVCAIEGLDLFVSCGGGTPCFFDNMALMNQSGHTIYLDMSAARLTDRLRNSKDKRPLLNSIDGDLQVFVHKKLMERAGFYGQAKTVIPETDCNKKFVGELIAQFIVAT; encoded by the coding sequence ATGAAATTCTTCTTGATCGGATTTATGGGTGCTGGAAAGACCACGATTGGCAAATATGCGGCCAATCAGAACGGGCTGCACTTCCTCGATCTCGACGAATATATTGAAAAGAAGGTCGGAATGGATGTGAGAGCCATTTTCCGAGAAAAAGGCGAGGATTGGTTCCGCAACATTGAACGCAAATGCCTGGAAGAGGTTTGTGCCATCGAAGGGCTTGATCTGTTTGTCAGCTGTGGCGGCGGCACACCTTGTTTCTTTGACAACATGGCGCTGATGAACCAAAGCGGACATACGATTTACCTCGACATGAGTGCCGCACGTCTCACCGACCGGCTCCGCAATTCAAAAGACAAACGGCCACTGCTCAACAGCATCGACGGTGATTTGCAGGTTTTTGTGCACAAGAAATTGATGGAGCGTGCAGGATTTTACGGGCAGGCCAAGACCGTGATTCCGGAAACCGATTGCAACAAAAAATTTGTGGGGGAGTTGATTGCGCAATTTATCGTCGCAACCTAA